Proteins from a single region of Pyrus communis chromosome 6, drPyrComm1.1, whole genome shotgun sequence:
- the LOC137736950 gene encoding probable pectate lyase 8 has protein sequence MAVFESKKKWVGAFVTVLLVCCFAAAMVSEISRNSNGGTEELQSSSNSSMEARVAEDDEGFNKHAVEDPEEIASMVDMSIRNSTERRKLGYFSCGTGNPIDDCWRCDPNWHKNRKRLADCGIGFGRNAIGGRDGRFYVVTDPNDDDPVNPRPGTLRHAVIQTKPLWIVFKRDMVIQLKQELIMNSFKTIDGRGVNVHIANGACITIQYVTNIIIHGLHIHDCKPTGNALVRSSPTHFGWRTMADGDAVSIFGSSHIWVDHNSLSNCADGLVDAVMGSTAITISNNHMTHHNEVMLLGHSDSYTRDKQMQVTIAYNHFGEGLIQRMPRCRHGYFHVVNNDYTHWEMYAIGGSAEPTINSQGNRYAAPTNPFAKEVTKRVETATTQWKNWNWRSEGDLLLNGAYFTPSGAGASASYARASSLGAKSSAMIGAITSGSGVLPCRRGHPC, from the exons ATGGCGGTGTTTGAGAGTAAGAAGAAATGGGTCGGTGCGTTCGTGACGGTGCTTCTCGTGTGTTGCTTCGCAGCTGCTATGGTCTCCGAGATCTCTCGCAACAG CAATGGAGGAACAGAGGAGTTGCAGAGCTCGAGCAACTCGTCAATGGAGGCCAG AGTGGCTGAGGATGATGAAGGATTCAATAAGCATGCGGTTGAAGACCCAGAAGAGATTGCTTCCATGGTTGACAT GAGTATCCGCAACAGCACGGAGAGGAGGAAGCTGGGCTACTTCTCGTGTGGAACTGGCAATCCAATCGATGACTGCTGGCGCTGTGATCCCAACTGGCACAAAAACCGCAAGCGTCTTGCAGACTGTGGCATTGGTTTTGGGAGAAATGCCATTGGTGGCCGCGATGGACGCTTCTATGTTGTCACTGACCCTAATGATGATGATCCTGTTAACCCCAGGCCTGGTACTCTTCGCCATGCTGTCATCCAGACCAAGCCTCTCTGGATTGTGTTCAAGCGAGACATGGTGATACAGTTGAAGCAGGAGCTCATCATGAACAGCTTCAAGACCATTGATGGTCGCGGAGTCAATGTTCACATTGCTAATGGAGCATGCATCACAATCCAATATGTTACAAATATTATCATCCACGGCCTGCACATCCATGACTGCAAGCCCACTGGCAATGCTTTGGTGAGGAGCTCGCCTACTCACTTTGGGTGGCGGACAATGGCTGATGGAGATGCTGTCTCCATCTTCGGGTCAAGCCATATTTGGGTTGATCACAATTCCCTCTCCAACTGCGCTGACGGTTTAGTTGATGCTGTCATGGGCTCAACTGCAATTACCATTTCCAACAACCACATGACCCACCACAATGAG GTGATGCTGCTGGGCCACAGTGATAGCTATACCAGAGACAAGCAAATGCAAGTCACAATTGCTTACAACCACTTTGGAGAGGGACTTATCCAAAGAATGCCGAG GTGCAGGCACGGGTATTTCCATGTCGTGAACAATGACTACACTCACTGGGAAATGTATGCCATTGGTGGGAGTGCAGAACCCACCATCAACAGCCAAGGCAACAGATATGCTGCTCCAACCAACCCCTTTGCAAAGGAG GTTACAAAGAGGGTTGAGACGGCTACCACGCAATGGAAGAACTGGAACTGGAGATCAGAAGGAGACCTGCTGCTCAATGGTGCCTACTTCACTCCATCTGGAGCCGGAGCTTCAGCAAGCTACGCCAGGGCCTCAAGCTTGGGAGCCAAGTCATCTGCCATGATTGGAGCCATAACTTCAGGTTCCGGTGTACTTCCCTGCCGCAGAGGCCACCCCTGCTAG